Within the Rosa rugosa chromosome 2, drRosRugo1.1, whole genome shotgun sequence genome, the region ATCCAAGAAAGACTGAAGGTATGATTCCCACACCAAGCATCACCCTCCAGCTTATATGCACTGGAAGCCCCGAGAAAGCATAATTCGATATGTATCCAAGAAGGATGCCTAGATTTATAAAGATCTCAGGAAATGAAGTAAGCGAACCCCTAGCTATTGAAGGTGAGATCTCAGCAATATATACAGGTGCAATCATGACCCCAAATCCTATACCAATCCCAGCAAAGAGTCTACCAATCATCAATACTTCATAAGAAGGAGCAAGTGCCATTACAGCAGCACCTGTCTGAAAGATAAAGGCTGCAAATGCAATTGTCCATTTTCGACCAATGGCGTCTGATGTTTTCCCACCTGCTAAACTACCCAATAGGGAGATTATGCTCAAAATCCCAACAAGAAGTTCTTGTTGTACAACTGTGATTTTCAAATCCTCCTGAATGAAGAGAATAGCTCCACTCATAACACCCACATCTGCATTGTGATCAATACACATTGTACGTAAACACAGGTGAAGATTGATCTGAATTTTCCTCTTATACAgttccaaaatcaaaacccaaagaaaagaaagaacaattCAACTGCATGGTCTATAAAGGCACTAACTTTCATAGTTAAAGACAGTATCTTTATTTCATTATGGTATTTTCAAGTGTCGAAAAACCTTTTAAAGACAAGATTGCTTACCGACATTTCAACTTCACAAGTGAAATCTGTTAACCCAATACTTGTGGAACTTAACTCATCTATGATATTTGGCTTCACTAGGATTATCTCAACTATATAGACTAACAAGACCCTtgcaaaaaaatttaaaataaaggCTTGTAACATTCTATAATTAAGTACCAAATTTCATGCCACTTGCAAAATAATGCACTCGTCTTAAGTTCTTAACACAAGTTACACAAATGACCTCCATCTCCTATATAATCTCAGACAAGTCTGACACAATGTAGGAATTAGCCAACTTAGCAGATCAAACAGAAACATATAAGACTCtagctttaaaaaaaaaaaaatgaacatgcGTTTCAAGGATTTAAGCAGATCAAGCCAAAAAAACACAGATCATATAATAGAATGATTAAAAAGATGGAATTAAATACCAACCGTATCCAAGCAGCACAGAATTGAGAGAAGCAAAGATGGCACAAGCAAACACATATTTCTTTGTTCCACGATTCTCCTTTGTGAAtgaaccatcttcttcttcttcttctgttacCTCAGACTTCATTCTCTTGTATTTGTTCTTGCTCCCGAGTTGAAACTCGGAAGAGTCAGACCCAAACACTCCATTCTGACCAGCATTCCTGTTTTCCTCAAAACCCATTACACCCTTTTCCCTCCAAAATTTCTGGAAGAGAAAGGGAGGACCTTTATTGTGCTTTGAAGTTTGGAGCTGAGTCGACTCAGTTTCAGAGAATTAGACTCAGATCTGAAACAGAGGAAAAACAGAGGAGGTCACAACTTTGAAGAGTACAAAGACGGCAAGAACTGGAGGCGGGCCCCACTGAATGACAGTCAAGGACAAATTTTACTCGTCCATTGTGTCTCTTTCCGGCTTTTTCCTTGTTTCTAAAGTTGAatagaaaatttcaaaataagtAAGTTTTTAATAGTTGGTTGGacttattcttcaaaaaaaaaaaaaaaaaatatggaagGGTTTAAGATTTGGACACTAAAGCTCGAAAATTGATGTCTAAACTCACGTTTTTGAGTGATAGCATTATCAAAAATGATATGTGAAGTAATGTTATGTGGTCTAGTAGAAGTATAATTGGTTAAATTTGGCAATGTTAAAGTTCTTCTTTTTCGTCCATGAATTGAATCATGAaaacgaagaagaaaaaaattatatttccttattttattttaaactaCGCATTAACCGGTAGGGGGGTGGACACTCCCCCATCAGGTTTAAGAGAAGAGTTCTAAGCTATGGCCGCACCAAACTAAGAGATAGAAAAACCTGAGCCAAGTAGTTAAGGGACTAGGTCGGTTATTTCAGTTCCAAGGTTCTGAAAGAAAGGGCTAGAGCTAATTCTTATAAGCTAATGTGCTATACGCGTTACACTGCTTACAAATTTTTCTGTATTGGACAAGTATagatttttgaaaaaaaaaaaaaaaagtatagtgTTTCAATAAAATTACACATCAACCTCCCTCTTTGTAAGTGATAGGGCCCTATATTTATATCAATCACGAAGGCTATTGCTTCCCATTCTCTAGAAAATCCTTAATTTACGGGAAGTTGAGAATTCGGTTAAAAAGGAAAGGACCAAAACTTGGAGCTCTACTACTTTTTAGCCTAGCCCATCTTGTTATAACAATCACCTGGCCCATTTATTTTGCAAAGTGTTAATCCAAACTTCAACCTCCAATACGGGCCTAGATAAGGCCCAACACCTAGTACAAATAAGACCCAATCCCCATTATCTCCCTCaattttatttcccttctttTAACACAATATAAACCTCTCACTCTCAGATTCTCTCTTTCGATTCGTTCTTCTTCCCCaatccaaacccaaacccaaaccccaTGCCTGCCGAGACGCTCTCTCAGCACCCAAACGGCGCCGTCGCCAACGGCGATCTGAATCCGCTCGCTAACGGCGCCGTCAAAAAAGCGAGGGAGATCGAACGACGCCGTCGGAGGAGAAAGCAGAAGAAGAACCGCAAAGCTTCTCAATCCACCACCGCCAGCGACGTCAGCGACGGCGAAGATGTGAAGGAGAACAACGATACTCAACAGGTTTCTTGTTTTATCTTCCTCTATCTCGGAACTGTTTTGAGTTAGTTTATGGAAGtagatttctagggttttgctctGATTTGGATGCAATTAGGGTTTTGCGCTCAATGCTCTAGCTCAATTAGCTTAGAGGGCtctgctgttgttgttgttgttgtttttttttttattttgtgttagATATAGAGCTGTTGGTGTAAGTAGGTCACTTGATTAATATGCAGAAAATGAAATAGTTGATCCTTGGTTTAACAGCTTTCGTGTGCATCAATTTCTTATGGTGAAAAAAAGTGGGAGTGGAAAACATTTGGTGTTTATCTTATGAGAGATAGTTGTGTCGATAAAGTTGTTCATTTATTCTTCTAAACATTTTttgtttctggaaaattttgtAGTTTATTGCATACTGGTTAGAGATTCATCGTAGGAACTTTTTGTTAGTGGCGCGGGTGTACTTGTACTTGAATTTTCACTGTTTTCAATCTCATAGTTATGGGCGATCATCTTATCTTGTGTATTTACTTTGCAGGTTGTTGAGCAAGTTGAAATCGAGTATGTTCCAGAGAAAGCTGAGCTAAATGAAGACATGGATGAGGAGTTCAGgaaaatttttgaaaaattcaCATTCAAGAATGCTGCGGGTGTTGAGGTAAAAACAGACTTTTCTGTTCTTGTAAATAATCTGTCATATGCATCTTTGTCGTACCGTTCTTCCTTCCTTACTATGATAGTCTGTGATTCATTATTTCTGTTCTGCATTCAGGAGGAAAAGAAAGATGAGTCTCAAGAAGGAGCCTCAAAGAAGAAGGCTGATTCAGATTCTGAAGAGGAGGAACAGGAtaatgaacaaaaagagaaaggcgtttcaaacaagaagaaaaaggttGTTAATAGTGTTTGTTGTATTTTTCTGTTATTATCATCATAATCTTAGTTGAGGACTTGAGGCTAATGCAAATATGGTCATATTTCAGCTTCAACGGCGAATGAAGATTGCAGAATTGAAACAGATCTGTGCAAGGCCTGATGTTGTTGAGGTATGCATGTTGTTCCTTTAACTCTGTTTCCATTTCTGTTTAGCCTTTTGTTTGTATCTGTTGTTTTTTATGCATTTGTACAGCTTTGATATTAAGATTGTTTAACTGTTAATATGTTTCCAGGTGTGGGATGCAACTGCAGCTGATCCTAAATTGCTGGTCTTTTTGAAATCGTACCGGAATACTGTACCGGTGCCAAGGCATTGGTGCCAGAAAAGGAAATTTTTACAGGTTAGTGATTCGCTGTGATTTTAAAACTATTGAATGTGGATGCATGATTAATGGGTATGATTAGCATGAGGGGATTAGGGAATAGGGTGTGGGAAGATCACGTCGATGAGGTTTCTCTTATATGTATACATGTGCTTCTTGCAGGGGAGCGGCTGTGGCTACCATGGAGCCTGGACTTGTAGGTGTTTGGCAAAAGGCACCCTTGATTTATTTGTCTTTATATGCATCTGCTAGTGTGATTGGGGGATCTAGGCATAATTAGGGCCATATTTTGGGGATATTCTTAGCATAGTATacgtttttttaattcaatttaaaGGTGCTGATGTATCTGCTTTGAACTTTCAGAGGCCTTCTCATAATGCTTAGTGCTGCAGCGTTCATCTATAATTTTAATATATTAGACTGCTGATTTGAATGTAGAAGAACTATACTGTTACTGGTATCTCATCGAGACTGGATTGATTTTGCAGGGTAAACGTGGTATCGAGAAGCAACCGTTCCAGCTTCCTGATTTCATTGCTGCAACTGGAATTGAGAAAATTAGACAGGTAAATTGGTCATGaggtttttaattttgtttattcTTCTTTGGGTCACCTATTTGCCTAAATTTAAGTTGTTGTCTTTGTAACCGCACCACACATGGTTCCTAGATCTGCTATTACCCATTTTAAATCTTCCCAGAAAAGTCCTGAATGACATTTCTGCAGAATGATGTTCTGTAGAATTTGAAGCAATCATATATAACATTGATGTGTACCATACTTGCATTAGTTACCTATATAGGTTGTGAATGCAACTAGGCAACTTAGGCATACATGGTAGAATTATGGTTTATTTTGCCCCTTCTCTTTCTTTATCTGACCGGATTATACTTTTTAAAGATACTGACTTCAATATTTATCTGTCTACTGCAGGCATACATTGAAAAAGAAGATAGTAAGAAGTTGAAGCAAAAACAACGAGAACGTATGCAGCCAAAGATGGGCAAAATGGATATTGATTATCAGGTTTGCCTTTATTATGTTTTGCATCAAGTCTTTGGACTCTTATTTTAATGCTCTTATGTAATGTTTTATTGATGAGACTATGCAATCTGTGTTTATAGGTTCTTCATGATGCTTTCTTCAAGTACCAAACTAAGCCAAAGCTCACAACACTTGGTGATCTGTACCATGAAGGGAAAGAGTTTGAGGTATACTCTCGCTCCAACAATATTCTTGCTCCAGAGACATAGTTTTGTGTTGGTAAAAATTATCCATCGTCTTTTTTGCTATCTTATGATACCTCATGCATAGCCAAGTAAATGAAGAACCCACTTCAAGCAAATAATTCCTTTTTCTGTAATTGTACTACTTTTCCTTATGAAGGTGCAACTCCATGTTA harbors:
- the LOC133729668 gene encoding uncharacterized protein LOC133729668, whose protein sequence is MPAETLSQHPNGAVANGDLNPLANGAVKKAREIERRRRRRKQKKNRKASQSTTASDVSDGEDVKENNDTQQVVEQVEIEYVPEKAELNEDMDEEFRKIFEKFTFKNAAGVEEEKKDESQEGASKKKADSDSEEEEQDNEQKEKGVSNKKKKLQRRMKIAELKQICARPDVVEVWDATAADPKLLVFLKSYRNTVPVPRHWCQKRKFLQGKRGIEKQPFQLPDFIAATGIEKIRQAYIEKEDSKKLKQKQRERMQPKMGKMDIDYQVLHDAFFKYQTKPKLTTLGDLYHEGKEFEVKLREMKPGMLSHELKEALGMPDGAPPPWLINMQRYGPPPSYPHLKIPGLNAPIPAGASFGYHPGGWGKPPVDEYGQPLYGDVFGVQQQDQPNYEEEPVDKTKHWGDLEEEEEEEEDEEEEELMEDEDLEDGIESVDSISSTPTGVETPDVMDLRKLQRKEPERPLYQVLEEKEERVASGTLLGTTHTYVVGSGTQDKAGAKRVDLLRGQKADKVDVTLQPEELEAMENVLPEKYEQAREEEKLRSQREDFSDMVAENEKKRKRKMQDKEGKSNKKKDFKF